The Clostridiales bacterium genome window below encodes:
- a CDS encoding ATP-binding cassette domain-containing protein: protein MLHIENMSKVFYKGTVNENAIFDKFDLDVNDGDFITIIGSNGAGKSTLLNIISGSIEMDEGRILLKNKNISRMPEYKRTRMIGRVFQSPAIGTSPSMTILENLSMAYNKGKRFDLSWGISRKNIPYFKDALKELSLGLENRLNIKVGLLSGGQRQALSLLMASMSNPELLLLDEHTAALDPKASETITELTKKIISKKNITTLMVTHNLSQAISMGNRLIMLHHGRIVLDIGGDDKRKLTREKLLKCFDKIQSESESDDVLSDRIAFS, encoded by the coding sequence ATGCTGCACATTGAAAATATGTCAAAAGTATTTTATAAGGGAACTGTAAATGAAAACGCCATATTCGATAAATTTGATTTAGACGTAAATGACGGGGATTTTATAACCATAATAGGAAGCAACGGTGCAGGTAAATCCACACTTTTAAATATAATATCCGGGTCCATTGAAATGGACGAAGGACGGATATTATTAAAGAATAAAAATATTTCCCGAATGCCTGAATATAAAAGGACAAGGATGATAGGAAGGGTATTTCAGAGTCCGGCAATTGGCACTTCCCCTTCCATGACTATACTGGAAAACCTTTCGATGGCATATAATAAAGGAAAAAGGTTCGATCTTTCATGGGGAATATCCAGAAAAAATATACCTTATTTTAAAGATGCTCTTAAAGAACTGTCCCTTGGTCTTGAGAACAGGCTGAACATAAAAGTAGGCTTGCTTTCGGGAGGGCAAAGGCAGGCTCTTTCGCTTCTTATGGCGTCTATGTCTAACCCTGAACTTCTGCTTTTGGATGAGCATACGGCAGCCTTGGATCCAAAGGCATCGGAAACCATAACGGAGCTTACTAAAAAAATAATCTCAAAGAAGAATATCACCACCCTTATGGTAACACACAACCTGAGCCAGGCGATATCCATGGGGAACAGGCTCATAATGCTCCACCACGGCAGGATCGTACTGGATATCGGCGGTGATGATAAAAGAAAGCTAACCCGGGAAAAACTTTTAAAATGCTTTGATAAAATACAATCCGAGTCAGAATCCGACGATGTATTAAGCGACAGGATTGCATTTTCATAG
- a CDS encoding DnaJ domain-containing protein, giving the protein MRNPYEVLGVGQGATDEEVKKAYRELVKKYHPDQYRDNPLASLAEEKLKEINEAYDYLMKNKGRSYGYDNESYDGGNTNNSTSTNSDFYKIRMDINNGNTSEAEMALDSMNDRSAEWYYLKGILCLRKGWYDQGYNYLQTAVSMDPDNFEYRQALNRINNQNATYRSRSYGGGLGRSFNDGPDVCTICSWLWCTDTCCECMGGNLC; this is encoded by the coding sequence ATGAGAAATCCATATGAAGTACTAGGCGTAGGGCAGGGAGCAACAGATGAAGAAGTAAAAAAAGCATACAGAGAGCTTGTTAAAAAATACCATCCTGATCAATACAGGGACAACCCCCTGGCATCTCTTGCGGAAGAAAAATTAAAGGAAATAAATGAAGCGTATGACTATCTTATGAAGAATAAAGGCCGTTCATATGGTTATGATAACGAAAGCTATGATGGCGGAAATACAAACAATAGTACAAGTACCAATAGTGACTTTTATAAGATAAGGATGGATATAAACAATGGAAATACATCTGAAGCTGAAATGGCTTTGGATAGTATGAACGACAGGTCTGCAGAATGGTATTATTTGAAGGGTATTTTATGCTTAAGAAAAGGATGGTATGATCAAGGGTACAATTACCTTCAAACCGCCGTCAGCATGGACCCTGATAACTTTGAATACAGGCAGGCATTAAACAGGATCAATAATCAGAATGCAACGTACAGGTCGAGGTCATATGGCGGAGGACTTGGTAGGTCATTTAATGATGGACCAGATGTCTGTACCATATGTTCATGGCTGTGGTGCACCGATACATGCTGTGAATGCATGGGCGGAAATTTGTGCTGA
- a CDS encoding DUF5685 family protein, translated as MFGYIFPDKGELKVKEYELFKAYYCGLCKCIGRECGQAARLALNYDSAFLGMFLSSFREEREDIKFQNCAVHPFLKKPVIGESKAIKYASNIDIILTYRKLTDDLRDGHPVRSSVPMALFYSAYKKSSKAVPVKAKIIKEKLDELSVIEKQRCDSIDKAAEPFARLTEEIFAYPPLCEDKKREKSLHWFGYNIGKWIYIIDAYDDLEDDVKRKNYNPLLIQFCYNYNNEKIHDFKERIKGNVKFTLEHTLGQIGNAFDLMDIKKNKSIIENIIFGGMYKKTLQILEKRGCFKHEKSI; from the coding sequence ATGTTTGGTTATATTTTTCCTGACAAGGGAGAACTCAAAGTAAAAGAATATGAACTTTTCAAGGCATATTACTGCGGCCTGTGTAAGTGCATAGGCAGGGAATGCGGCCAGGCCGCAAGGCTTGCCTTAAACTATGACAGCGCATTTTTAGGCATGTTTTTGTCTTCGTTTAGAGAAGAAAGGGAAGATATAAAATTTCAAAATTGCGCAGTGCATCCATTCTTAAAAAAACCTGTTATAGGCGAAAGCAAAGCTATAAAATATGCATCAAATATAGATATAATATTGACATACCGGAAGCTGACGGATGATTTGAGGGATGGACATCCCGTAAGGTCATCAGTACCTATGGCGCTTTTTTACAGCGCATACAAAAAATCTTCAAAAGCAGTTCCGGTTAAAGCTAAAATAATTAAAGAGAAGCTTGATGAGCTTTCCGTTATCGAAAAACAAAGGTGCGATTCAATAGATAAAGCAGCGGAGCCATTTGCAAGGCTGACGGAGGAGATTTTTGCATATCCGCCTTTATGCGAAGATAAAAAAAGGGAGAAATCACTGCATTGGTTTGGGTATAATATAGGCAAATGGATATATATTATAGATGCATATGATGATCTGGAAGATGATGTAAAGAGGAAAAATTATAATCCTCTTTTGATTCAGTTTTGCTATAATTATAATAATGAAAAGATTCATGATTTCAAGGAAAGAATAAAGGGCAACGTTAAATTCACCCTTGAACATACATTGGGGCAGATAGGCAATGCCTTTGACCTTATGGATATAAAGAAAAACAAATCTATTATTGAAAATATTATTTTCGGCGGAATGTATAAAAAAACATTGCAAATACTTGAAAAGAGGGGTTGTTTTAAACATGAGAAATCCATATGA
- a CDS encoding methionine ABC transporter permease gives MATSNIIQYLSGLFDLMFQPFLETLYMVFFSTLFSLIIGLPLGIILVITDKGHLMEKPKLNKILGLIINVMRSAPFIILIIVIFPLSRLIVGTTIGSTAAIVPLSIAAAPFVARIIESSLKEVDWGIIEASLSVGATIPQIIFKVMIPEALPSLILGVTLTIINIIGYSAMAGAVGGGGLGDLAIRYGYQRFETDVLIATIIVLIVLVQIIQSIGNALSKKFDKR, from the coding sequence ATGGCAACCTCTAATATAATACAATACCTTTCGGGTTTATTTGATTTAATGTTTCAGCCTTTTCTCGAAACGCTTTATATGGTATTTTTCTCTACGCTTTTTTCACTTATAATAGGGCTTCCTTTAGGTATAATACTTGTTATAACTGATAAAGGCCACCTGATGGAAAAACCGAAGTTGAACAAAATACTGGGGCTTATAATAAATGTGATGCGCTCGGCGCCTTTTATAATACTGATAATAGTAATTTTTCCGTTATCAAGGCTTATCGTCGGTACGACCATAGGTTCCACAGCGGCGATAGTGCCTCTTTCGATAGCAGCCGCACCATTTGTTGCAAGGATAATAGAGTCATCATTAAAGGAAGTAGACTGGGGAATCATTGAAGCATCGCTTTCCGTCGGGGCAACAATACCGCAGATAATATTCAAGGTTATGATACCTGAAGCTCTGCCGTCTTTAATACTTGGAGTTACACTTACAATCATCAACATAATCGGCTATTCAGCCATGGCCGGTGCCGTTGGAGGAGGTGGTCTTGGAGATCTTGCGATAAGGTACGGATATCAAAGGTTTGAGACCGATGTGCTTATCGCAACCATCATAGTGCTCATTGTACTGGTACAGATTATCCAGAGCATTGGGAATGCATTATCAAAGAAATTTGATAAAAGGTAG
- a CDS encoding pseudouridine synthase, whose translation MSDTLRIDRILSNSGYGTRKEIKKLIRDGDVSVDGNIANDPGIHINPENHIIHVKGQRINYRKYVYIMMNKPAGVITSTEDKRENTVIGLLPQEYAEFKPSPAGRLDKDTVGLLLITNDGYLIHKLISPANHVSKVYYARIKGMVCKSDVDDFKNGVMLDDGYKAMPANLRIIAQGDESEVEVEIFEGKYHQVKRMFEAIGKKVLFLMRISMGPIKLDPGLKPGEFRELTPYELKSLTACTN comes from the coding sequence ATGAGTGATACTTTAAGGATTGACAGGATTTTAAGCAATTCCGGGTATGGTACCCGCAAAGAGATAAAGAAGCTTATAAGGGATGGGGATGTTTCGGTAGATGGCAATATAGCAAACGATCCCGGGATTCATATAAATCCGGAGAATCATATAATTCATGTGAAAGGGCAGAGAATAAATTACAGAAAGTATGTATACATCATGATGAACAAGCCGGCGGGTGTTATTACATCTACAGAAGACAAAAGAGAAAATACGGTAATAGGCCTTCTGCCCCAAGAATATGCCGAATTCAAGCCATCGCCGGCTGGAAGGCTCGACAAAGATACGGTAGGTCTGCTGCTAATTACAAATGACGGATACCTTATCCATAAGCTAATATCACCGGCAAATCATGTATCGAAAGTTTACTATGCGAGGATAAAGGGTATGGTATGCAAAAGCGATGTGGACGATTTTAAAAACGGAGTTATGCTGGATGACGGATACAAGGCCATGCCTGCGAATCTCAGGATAATAGCACAGGGTGACGAGTCAGAAGTTGAAGTTGAAATATTCGAAGGGAAATATCATCAGGTAAAGAGGATGTTTGAAGCGATAGGCAAAAAAGTCCTATTTCTCATGCGTATTTCAATGGGGCCGATTAAACTGGATCCGGGTTTAAAGCCCGGGGAGTTCAGGGAACTTACACCGTATGAACTAAAAAGTCTTACTGCATGTACAAATTGA
- a CDS encoding ABC transporter permease, producing MDLYISILEQGFIFGIMVLGVYITYKILDFPDLTVEGSFPLGAAVTASFIVKGINPYAACFFSFLAGSAAGLATGVLHVKLKMTNLLAGILVMIGLYSINLRIMGKANIPLFNKTNIFTGMVPVAVIAALFAICIKILLDLFLKTKFGFLLIATGDNPELVTSLGINTGFTKIVGLMLSNALVSLSGSLMAQYQNFADVGMGTGIIVMGLASVIIGEAILKKVSIILPTTMALIGSVLYRACIAFALKLNFPATDLKLITSLIVIVALALNRYKIGERFKKLFTARGGIDAAH from the coding sequence ATGGATCTATATATAAGCATACTTGAGCAAGGATTTATATTCGGCATAATGGTTTTAGGGGTTTATATAACGTATAAAATACTTGATTTTCCTGATTTGACCGTAGAAGGCAGCTTCCCCTTGGGGGCTGCCGTTACGGCTTCCTTTATTGTAAAGGGAATCAACCCGTATGCAGCCTGCTTTTTTTCTTTTCTGGCAGGGTCCGCCGCAGGTCTGGCAACGGGGGTTTTGCACGTCAAGCTTAAAATGACAAACCTTCTGGCGGGGATATTGGTTATGATAGGGCTTTATTCCATTAATCTTCGGATAATGGGGAAAGCCAATATACCTTTATTTAATAAAACGAATATTTTTACTGGTATGGTGCCGGTAGCAGTTATAGCGGCGCTGTTTGCCATTTGTATAAAAATTTTGCTCGATCTGTTTTTAAAGACTAAATTTGGATTTTTGCTCATAGCGACAGGTGATAATCCGGAACTTGTCACATCCCTTGGGATAAATACGGGATTTACCAAAATAGTAGGACTGATGCTGTCAAACGCCCTGGTATCGCTTTCCGGTTCACTTATGGCCCAATATCAGAATTTTGCCGATGTGGGAATGGGGACGGGTATTATCGTAATGGGGCTTGCGTCGGTTATAATAGGCGAAGCGATACTAAAAAAAGTATCGATAATACTTCCTACGACGATGGCGCTTATAGGTTCGGTTTTATACAGGGCATGTATTGCGTTTGCGCTGAAATTAAACTTCCCGGCTACGGATTTAAAGCTTATAACTTCGCTGATAGTCATAGTCGCTCTTGCTTTGAACCGGTATAAAATAGGTGAAAGATTTAAAAAATTATTTACGGCTAGGGGTGGAATCGATGCTGCACATTGA
- a CDS encoding MetQ/NlpA family ABC transporter substrate-binding protein has translation MKKMVKLLLPFILIGSLLAGCGAKSDANKSVSGSNSDQKKTVKLTVGASPTPHADILKVVQPILKEKGIDLVIKEFNDYVTPNTALNDKQLDANFFQHVPYMEDFAKKNNIKLVAVTKVHVEPMGAYSKKIRSKDELKDGATIAIPNDATNEGRALLLLQNQGLIKLKDEKGLTQTPRDIAENPKNFKFKELEAPNLPRTLQDVDVAIINTNFALKGNLDPLKDTIFTEGKDSPYANVLTVRPDNQNDPAIQELAKALNSDEVKKFIEDQYKGAIVPAF, from the coding sequence ATGAAAAAAATGGTTAAATTGCTGCTTCCTTTTATACTGATAGGCAGTTTATTAGCAGGATGCGGGGCAAAAAGTGACGCGAATAAAAGCGTAAGCGGCAGCAACAGCGATCAGAAAAAGACTGTCAAGCTTACAGTAGGGGCATCTCCTACGCCTCATGCCGATATATTAAAGGTTGTGCAGCCGATTTTGAAGGAAAAGGGAATAGACTTAGTAATCAAAGAGTTCAATGATTATGTCACACCAAACACGGCTTTAAACGATAAGCAATTAGACGCAAATTTCTTCCAGCATGTGCCCTATATGGAGGACTTTGCGAAGAAAAACAATATTAAGTTAGTTGCAGTAACAAAAGTACACGTTGAACCTATGGGCGCATATTCAAAGAAGATAAGATCAAAGGATGAATTAAAAGACGGTGCTACAATCGCAATACCAAATGATGCGACAAATGAAGGAAGAGCTCTTCTCCTTCTCCAGAACCAGGGACTTATAAAACTAAAGGATGAAAAGGGACTTACACAGACTCCAAGGGACATAGCGGAAAATCCAAAGAACTTTAAATTTAAAGAGCTCGAAGCTCCAAATCTGCCAAGGACCCTGCAGGATGTCGACGTAGCAATAATAAATACAAACTTCGCCCTAAAAGGGAATCTCGACCCTCTAAAAGATACGATATTTACAGAAGGCAAAGATTCTCCATATGCGAATGTACTGACGGTAAGACCTGACAATCAAAATGATCCCGCCATACAGGAACTTGCAAAGGCGTTGAATTCAGACGAGGTTAAAAAGTTTATTGAGGATCAATACAAGGGAGCAATCGTCCCTGCATTTTAG